Genomic DNA from Bradysia coprophila strain Holo2 chromosome X unlocalized genomic scaffold, BU_Bcop_v1 contig_39, whole genome shotgun sequence:
aaaagtggtGAAAGGACATTCCTCTTATTTTACCTCACTGTTCTTTACTCTTTACGAACACTGCCTCCCAGACAAGAACAAGTTCTTCACAAAAACTGGGTTTTACGACGACGATGGCGAACTTTCATCGGATGAGAAAGAATACCTTCcaattgacaatttttcacattcaGACTCCGATTCAGAAATAGACTGTGAGAGCGACCTACTTATACACATTAAATATAATCCTGTAAATCCTTTAAACAGATCCTACGGCAGCACAGTTCGTccgcaagaaaatatttgtcctGATTAAAGAGCAGTGCCCATTTTCGAGAAAGGCAATATTTTCGAGTTTGTAGTTAATCGATAGTAGCCCTGTTCCAAATTTCTGATTAATGTGTGATCTTCAAAACAGtctgttaacatttcaaagacgctgacggcaagcatattaacagttgtGATTATCGTTGTCAGTAAATGCTATAAACCATAAGGCCGACATCAGAATATCTAAAAATGTGTGTACCTATTATACCGACATCAACAGACATTATTATCGGCCCAACATTAATATAATGTATATTGATGCCAAACATGTATAGTAAGAGAGGTATACATTTTCCTTTGCATTGCCTAGCAACAAACATGGAAATACACAAGTAATGATATAAATGTGAATATTGTTGGGTACAGTATATCCGAATGGCCACAACacgttaacaaaaattaaagtaaaatcTGTTCGAACGTCTGTCCTCCTTCTCCATCAAAATGACCGAAGATCTAAAATTCATCGTTGCGGAGATCAATAAAATCTTAAAGGCAGATTACAATTTGATTTCCTTCGATTCATTGTCGATAGAAAATTTGCTGCAATTATTGCTTGATGTTTTGGAGAAATTCGGTGCCGCTGCCaaggtaaatttattttttacaattcgGACAGAGTAATcgtaaatatcaaaaattgcaatttgaagTTCGATGTGAAGGAATCAGACCCAGCCGATACCAACAAATTTCTATTGGACTCATTGAAGAAGATTCAATATCGACCAGCTAACGCGAATGGAGATCCCACAGCTTTTCGTCGGCTCTTACTGCAGGGCGACAAAAAAACCATCTATCCCATCTTACAATTCATATTCAAAAATGAGGAGAAAGTTAGAAATCTCGCCTATTTGGCCCAGTATGTATACATACGACTTGAGGAAACTGTAACAGAATATGCTGGAAGGTAACACTGTACCCATTTTTAGGTACTTGATTCCGATTGATCTCCCTCCAGAAGCAATGGCTAACCAGGAAATCGCTAATTTATGGAGTGAATATCAATTGATTCTGAACGAATTTAAAGAGGTTCATCGCGGACATACTACTTCGAGAAAGGAGAGCGATCAGTTCAAAGAGCTGAAGAATGATATTGGTATCATTGATGCGGAAAAGGAAAATGGTAACGACAGGCCGGAGtattttacaatttgattACATCCCCACAATTAATTGAGAATTGCAGTTCGACACGAGATTACTACGGTTTCTCGGAAATTGGAATTCTTAAACGTTTTGTTGTTATATTGGGAAGCTTACAGTCGACTGATTCTTATCTAATCTGCTTATCTAAAGAACATAACTTCAACTGATTGTCTCTATTTTGTTTAAGTAAAAAAGCGCTTGGAGCGAACACAATCTCGTCTCGACAAAATTCCTCAACAAGACCTATTATTAGAAGCTGGTAATGCTTTACGCGTGGAACGAGATCGTCAAAAAGAGCTCCATAGTCAATTAGAAATGCAACGCCAAAGTGTACAAAAGGCGACCGTTGTATGTTGTTTGTAATGTACTTGAATTCAACTCATAGTTGTAATCGTTCTCATTTCACAAGACCCAAGAACGCTTGCTGAAGGAACTGAACGCTGCTCAAGTAGCATCCCATGATGCAGCGCCTCAATATCTGCTGCAATCACTTCTGGAGGAAACAGATATAGCCAGGTTTATGGTGCAACAAAAATTACCGCAAGAAGTAGCTACGAAAAAGGCCGAGATTCAAATACTGGACGAGGTTCTCACTCATCCGTCAATTACGCGCGAATATTTGACTGATTTACAGGAACAAGttcgttaaataaattattcctgaaacgaattaaaaatcaaaatccgCTTCCCTATTCAAGATCGATAAAATTGGAGCAGATGTGCACAGAATGCTGGACAGTCAGTTGACGGACCGTGGCAATCAAAGTGATAATTTGCTACCGTTTCGACAACAAGCGGCGACCGTAGCTCGGAATAAAGACATGTGCGCGGAGCAGTTGGACCAAGTGACGAAAGAGTTGCGTGACGTAGAAAATCAAATACGCCAGAAACAAGAGGTCCTGAACGGAATCGTTGGCGGAACGATTTTGCGAGGCGAAGAGCTCAAACAGTATGTGAATATGTTGCGAACAAAAAGTTCAGTGTACAAGCAAAAACGAGCAGAGCTCGCAGCGGTGAAGGTAAACAAAAGTGGTCGCCAGTCAGAGTGTCTTTaatcaaaatgataaaattgttaattttcaCTTGTGCAGGCAGAAGCTAGTGATCTGCAGCAAACTTTGGACAATCTAAAGCAACAAGATCCGACACTTTTCTTTCCAAATGAATCTGCACAGGATGACAGTATGGACGGTTTGATGTCGCGTCCAGAATCACCAATAGAAAGCCGCGGTGTAACAGAGTTGGCTAGATTGGTCGACGGATTAACAAGAGCTGTGATCGCTGCTCGTGAACGAGCCACACCATTGTCCCAACAGATTGGACCACTTCGGTTAAAGTTGACCGATTTAAAGGAGCAAAGAGATTTGAAGAAGCAGGTTAGTGGAATTGTGGctctatttttgtttaaaatcgcTTTCGATAAACAAACCGTTGTTTTATCCCTGAATTGTTTCcattctttcatttttaaatttttgtcacTAAGTGTGAGTTACATCAAGAGAGACCACAGCGTTCAATTTCGCAGAAACAGTATATCAGCGATACAAAGACCTTTACCACTCATCTATTGATCATTTCGTAGCTTGTTACATAATTAACTACTTAGGAAACTATACCGTAACTGTATTAAACTCCAGTAGCCCAACGGGGTTTCCATATCCACACATACTCTGCCATCACTTCTTTGAGGTGCTTAATGATATGTTCTTTCTTTGACGTATAAAGGAGAGTTTGAAAATGCAACCGATTAAGCtataaacaaatttgataaatttttagCTTTTTTCCACTAACTTCAACAATTTGTCCACAAGATTTCATCTTTCATAAGCGTCTAtccatctgttgtcgacaatgACGAGAAATATAAACAATGAGCTCTAGCTAACACAAGTTTACATAGAATTGAAATGCATGtctttaacaaatgaagtaatagattttgtatcagaCCCTGTGCGTTACTTTGAACATAAGATTTTTATATGACGACCCGTTtctgaaataataattttgtgacaaaagcAAACTGCTAATTGTGTCTTTGAGTAACAAGTTTtaactgtcttttcgacaagtgtagagtttttTTCTACGGCCGAAGTCAAGGTACAtttacacttgtcgaaaaacagtcatcgaagtggctcaaaaacacacctgGTAATGGAAGTTTGCTTTcgtcacaaaattgttttcgaataaatgaattacgcaattacgtagcagcatcaaaattcaagaaaaaataaccgaaaatattcttcatgtaatggatcatttttgcaGGGGTAAACTGCTGCGTAATGTTCAACTTTCGTATGTGGCAGAcagtaaaatatatttcatccaaaaattAAACCAACATTGAATGCCTCACCTGGCGTTCCTGTTCTTCGAACTCTGGAGACTTTTTcgaatagaaaaaatttctcgtttcaaatataaatggtttttatttacataaagctaaaattggtaaaaattgTTCCTAACAtcgaaacgaaataaaatcacGATGTCCGTATAAGTGGCATCATAAACAGTCCGTTATTAGTttcgaatttaattaatttcgttgTAATTTCGTCTAAAGTTATAATTTCTACGTAATCGCTCTCGCTCACCGACACCAGTTTCTCCTCGTTGAACGGTGCAAAATATTCCGACAAAATGTTCTTCAAACTATGAAATTTCCGGCCCACAATCAATATTTGCTCATTACAATTGCTAATAATTTCGTTAATCTCAAAAATGCCCTTCTTCgacaaaatgtaattgttcGGATGTTTATtgttaaagtaaaaattatcaaaaattaaattacgaTCCTCGTCAATATGATACGGTTTGTCCCTAATGCTTACCAACGACGTTATCGAACAACTGTTTTTGTACACAATTTGTTCAGCAATTTCTTCAATCGTTATGTTCTGGTTGTACTGAATCAGAGAATGCacgaaattgaattgttcCTCGTAACTGAAGCCACCGACCGATTCAATTGATCCAAGCTGTGCAATTGTATCTTCGAAATGGATCAAATTGTGAACGTTGTAGTCGACGTAGTGTTTGCCGTACAGCGATGCAAATTCTGTGGTGAAactattcaagaaatatcCAACGATCAGCGCACTATGTTTCCGACTTTTGTATTGATTGATCATGATCCTAGCCGCCACATGCAGGTACATAAAGTGAATGTAATATTTCCACGGCAGATTGTTATGCAGCACTATCGGACCGAAGTATATGAGAAACAATTTCCAATGGTACGCATCCCAAGTTTCCGTATCGTCACTGTAGTTGAACGGTTTCTGTAGCTCTTCGGGACAATTTTGTgcaattttttccaaatgCGCTAACATTCGCAGCCAGTTGACGCGATTGATTCGATAATCCAATTTTCCCTTGGTCCACAACGTCACCAGTTGCTTCATAACGCCCAGACAAACAGTGTACTTGTAGTCAATCGATGTCTGGGTCACCAGTCCCACATTCAATTCCAATGCAATTGGTACGTCCAAATGATAGTCACTGTCCAGGCAATACTTGAAATCATCGTCTAAACGCAAATTCTCCGTTTTGCACGATGTCGGGAAAGTGGTAATGTTGCCATTGAATTGTCCATTCACACGTAGTTCACTCTTCACGCGACATTTGCTGCAACCATATAAACTCTCCGGTAACGATGTGCAGGTAAAAATACTGCTCGCAATAGGATCACAAATGAATGCATGCAAACCGATTCGAGAGATTTTGCGACCATTAAATGGTTCAATGGGAGTTTTTGTTGTAAGTGCTTTCATTTCATCGACAAAAGGACGAAGAATTTCGTTGGCTATTGTTGGTGTAGGAAATGTACCGTCGTAGATTGCAATGATGAACGAAGTGTTGATATTATTGTTTGGTGTCGTTTGTTGCAAAATGTTGGCAATTTTTCCGAACAGAATCAAATACCGAGGTAATTCGACGCCTCGTTCCGTCGTGGATTTTATGACATACAGCCCAATGGATAGGTCCAGACATGAATTGTTGAAATGCAAATTCGGATAGGAGCGCAGGTAGTTCTGAAGCGATTTCTCGACACCGAAATTTAGATACCGTCCTGAagacatttttataatttcgtaTTCGGTTGTCCATTTCACTAGCGTGTAACTGGTTGAGCTAACTTCGGGTGCAACATTTACGTACACTTTTGACGACTTTACGATTTGCTCGCGTAGACTCGGATAATTGAGGTCATTGAATtcgatgaatttaatttttttcgccaGTTCGTCAGTACTGCCTCCACTGTTGGCCACTTCTTGGAACAAATATTccgttttgattttgtcacgataaacatttttgaactttttctCCTGCCGTTTTGCGTACGGTTTCACGACACActtgttgaacaatttcgtTAGATTAATTTTAGCCATTCGTTTGCACGTTTTGTATAGACTACGGTGGGCCTGCTGATGTCTTTTCATCACTAAACTCAATAATCTTTTCACCGATATATGAACCATCTCCAACACAAAACTACGTTACACTAACTTTTCTTCCGTGCATCCCTTAAGTGCACATAATGTTGTATCGGTTGCCATGCACGCATTCACCGAAATAGAGATATGCCTGGAGACTGACTGCATGagtctttaaaataaaattttatttgcttgtCGGATGGGAAGAATCATTATCCCTCTACCTGCGAAAAGGAAcatattttcccatttttttttcttctttttttctctctatttttaaaattgtcttTGTAAAGCTGGCATTAGGGTACAGGGTAGTAAGATgcataaattcataaattttggttgaagagaaaaaaaaattatttcgtatTATACCTACCTCTACGGACGGCAACATAAATacggttttatttttaaaatctcCTCCCCGTTAGAAGACAGTAAACAGTGGCGTGCAAAAGACGTCTTTGTTGTTGATGCAATGTCTGATAATTTCCATCGTTATTCGATTCGACCCATCCAGAGATACATCGAATGGGGCAATTGATAAGGTCCATTCTAGTTAATAGAGTATACTTACGAACTTTTGCTATCTATTTAGTAATCGCTGATCCAttgaatttggaaaatttaaaggGGACCCTTAAAATGTAGCCTCATAGACTCATATTATCTGCGAATTTTCAAGCTACAGAAGTGTCCAGGGCAGCATAACCCTAATCTAGGTCTCCCAATGCGATTGGTTAGCTAAGGtatgaatcatttttttcatagtcaTGTCATGGACAAGAATGCGTTAACTGGATTAACTGGACGCCACCACTGGTCTAGCTAAAACAGATATAACACTCTATAATGGTGCTGTTGTGCAACGAAGTTTagcagaaaagaaaatccgTCTTTAGGACCTCGTTTCGATCCTTTGTCGTATTGTATATGAGTGTGTATATGACTGCAGTtcctttttattattattttcgtttcgtaTATTCGATGGTTAGGCTATTCTGTTCGGTTTGCAATTCTGCTTAAAATTacatcgaaaaaaatttcggattttttttcttattttgcgTTTATATTCACAACATTTCGTACCGAACGAAAAGTGTGTAAATAGAGTCACAGGTGAATATGGTGCTCAGCTATCCGGATGTGTACATACATTTGGTTGAAATGTACTACTTTTTCAGAAATGTTTTTAcggaaaacaatttctttgatGCATTGGAAAATCAGCATTCTTCCAGGGCATgcacaaaattaaatctaaTCTACCgtcataagaaaaaaaaaaccttagcgtttttctcttgttttattgaaattgcatTGGACAATAATGAGAGACAAAGAGAACTGCCATCACTTTCACTCTCATTATTGTTAAATGCTATTGCTAACGAGTCATTAATTGCAAATACAATTTAATTGTCTCTGTAAATGTGGCGTGGGGTAATTgggcacacggtgctaaaaaaacgcatttttcaactacgttaggtgaactcgcacacgatttttccataccaaaattttgtaaaaggagtcattgcCATGGTGCCCCGATACCGTAAATGTAAGCGAGTCGACAAAAGTCGAGACCAGTAAATCGATATAgctttaaattttcacaaaatatttaggCGAAATGTTACttagaaaagtgaaaagtaaaatttacttGTACGTCGCAAAAATATACTTTCTGCAACAATGTACCGATATACGACAAACAATGTTGCAATAGctattttcctaactagttagtaaatgaggtcgttttgcgcactagatgtgaatTTGTCTATACGAGCTAAGCGAGTTCGGCAGCACAT
This window encodes:
- the LOC119069793 gene encoding intraflagellar transport protein 81 homolog translates to MTEDLKFIVAEINKILKADYNLISFDSLSIENLLQLLLDVLEKFGAAAKFDVKESDPADTNKFLLDSLKKIQYRPANANGDPTAFRRLLLQGDKKTIYPILQFIFKNEEKVRNLAYLAQYLIPIDLPPEAMANQEIANLWSEYQLILNEFKEVHRGHTTSRKESDQFKELKNDIGIIDAEKENVKKRLERTQSRLDKIPQQDLLLEAGNALRVERDRQKELHSQLEMQRQSVQKATVTQERLLKELNAAQVASHDAAPQYLLQSLLEETDIARFMVQQKLPQEVATKKAEIQILDEVLTHPSITREYLTDLQEQIDKIGADVHRMLDSQLTDRGNQSDNLLPFRQQAATVARNKDMCAEQLDQVTKELRDVENQIRQKQEVLNGIVGGTILRGEELKQYVNMLRTKSSVYKQKRAELAAVKAEASDLQQTLDNLKQQDPTLFFPNESAQDDSMDGLMSRPESPIESRGVTELARLVDGLTRAVIAARERATPLSQQIGPLRLKLTDLKEQRDLKKQTYNALNTTLTAEAAVLHSEVSEAEKTVKRLESTWQELQAEHERIENLLEKAAEEQHGPKGSNSLRNSLTNQIREQEDLAESLAEENRIINSENGGGEKQHEMWADLNTLLRVKLECLREAKQMGPGGTLFVQKGAETFTLQ